GCTGGCGCCAAACACAACTGCAATGACACGCATGTTTCCTTTTTTAGCTGAAGCCGTTAAGCAGTATTTTGCTTCCTGTGTAAATCCAGTTTTTATTCCATCCACACCCGGATAAAATTTGATCAGCCGATTGGTATTGACCAGCCAAAATTTTTTATCGGTGTTTTCTCGTAAGTAATCTTCATAAGTTCCCGTGAACGAAGTGATTTTCTCATATTTCAACAGCTCTTTAGCCATAAGTGCCATATCATGCGCAGAGCTGACATGCCCTTCCTCGGGAAGCCCCGTCGGATTTTTAAAGACAGTATCTTTTAAGCCGAGCTCTTTCGCTTTTTCATTCATTTTGTTGACAAACTCTTCCTTTGAGCCCTCCAGATGCTCAGCCATCGCCATGGATGCGTCATTTCCTGAAGCAATCGCAATTCCTTTCAGCATTTCTTCAACCGTCATTTCTTCACCAGGCTCCAGGAAGATTTGTGAACCTCCCATTGATGCCGCATACTCGCTCGTTCTTACTTTATCACTCATTTTCAGCTTGCCTTGTTCCATACGTTCCATAATTAACAGCATCGTCATGATTTTTGTCATGCTCGCTGGGGGAAGCTGTTCATGGCTGTTTTTGTCATAAAGCACTTGTCCTGTATCACGTTCGATTAATACAGCTGATTTCGCTTCATGTGCGAGTTCAGCCGATTTTTTCTCATCTTTTTCTTTGGCAAATGCTTGAGGTGTTATCGAAAAAACCATCATAATTATAAGCAATATTGATAGATGACGTTTCATGCCAGAGCCCTCCATTTCTTTATCTCTTTCATTTTTTCCAGTTCGAAATGGATTTATACCCTGCCTTTTTCTAAGGAGCTATGCAATTTTAGCTCAGAATTATGCTATACCGGGACAATCGTTCGATCCGCAAGCTTGTAACTACTTACCAGTCTATATGTCAGATGCATTTCCAATTAATTATTCTGAAATAGGCGCTTGCTTATATCTTTTTTCTTGCTTCCTTAATAATTCCTTCAATAAATGGAGCTTTATGCTTTGTATAGGCTATTCTTTCATGTTTTCTTGCCAGTTGTTTTTTTTGAAGCAAATAATCATTTGCCACATCAGAATGAGTTCTTAAATAATTTCTAAAAAGAATCATGTTTACCCATTCATCACTATCTTTTTCGAACATATGTAAATGATGAGTCCCGGCGCCCCATTGTCCTCTTCTAAAAAATTTCCTCTGGGGAAAATCTTTTTTTGGAACATACTCATAACCCACACGAGTTAATTCTTCTATTACCACTTCATCAATTACTGAAAAATCATTGACGGCAATCGCAATATCAATAATAGGTTTTGCACACATCCCAGGTATGGATGTACTGCCTACGTGCTCTATCTCTAAAAACAGATTTCCTAATACGCCGTATAGTTTCATTTTATCAACATTGAACATCTCTTCCCATTCGGGATTATACGGTACTAAAGTTACAACTTGAGTCACGATACTCACCTCCAAATGTCCAAGGACAAAAAAAGACAAACCGTCTTTCCAAAGTCTTCGTTTGAAAATAGGTTTGTCTGTTGTCAAATTTTATTTGATTATTGTTTTGACATATTCTATTTTTTCCGGAGCACTGCTCTTGATCGTATAAGCTTCCGTTAATTTCTCAATGGCGCTGCTTGTTATTTCGTTCAAACTAAAAAGAGTTGCTACAGCCTCTCCCTCACGAACCGCATCGCCAATTTTTTTGTGAAGCGTGATGCCGGCGCTGTGATCGATATTGTCATCTTTCTTGGCTCTGCCTGCTCCCAAATATAATGCAGCCTGACCGACGGCTTCTGCTTCAATACCATGAATAAAGCCTTTTTTATCGAGCTTTAGATCATAGCGATGTCTTGGTTGTGGAAGGCGGTTAGGATCATCTACTACGGATGGGTCCCCTCCTTGATTGGAAATAAACTGCTTAAATTTATTTAATGCAGATCCATCCTCAATCGATTTTATCAGAGCATTTTTCGCTTCATTCTCATCTGTAAACACGCCGTTTGCGAGACACATTTGCGTTGCAATTGCTAAAGAGATCGTTAAGAGATCATCAATTTTTTCACCTTTTAAGACCTGAATAACTTCTTTGACTTCATTTGCATTGCCCACTTCATGACCCAACGGTTGATTCATATCCGTAATTACGGCAACTGTATTCTTGTTTAACGAATTTCCGATGCTCACCATCTCTTTGGCTAAATCGGTCGCATCTTCAAGATTTTTCATAAATGCCCCTGATCCCGTTTTTACGTCCAAAACGATACCATCAGCACCCATTGCAATTTTCTTGCTCATGATTGAACTTGCAATCAAAGGCAGTGAGTTGACAGTTCCCGTTACATCTCTTAAGGCATAGAGCTTTTTATCCGCAGGAGCCAAATTGCCGGTTTGTCCAATGAGAGCCAATCCGTAATCGTTGACAAGCTCAATAAATTGTTCTTTCGATAATTCAATATTGAAACCGGAAATGGATTCAAGCTTATCCAAGGTTCCTCCTGTGTGGCCCAGTCCCCTGCCGGACATTTTGGCAATAGGAACGCCTAGCGAAGAGACCATAGGGGTAACGATCAAGCTGATTTTATCCCCTACTCCGCCTGTACTATGCTTATCGATCTTTACACCTTTGATTTGTGACAGATCCAGCTTCTCTCCGGAATCTACCATCGACTGGGTAAACAGCGCTGTTTCTTTCGGAGACATACCTTTAAAATAA
This window of the Bacillus gobiensis genome carries:
- a CDS encoding GrpB family protein; the encoded protein is MTQVVTLVPYNPEWEEMFNVDKMKLYGVLGNLFLEIEHVGSTSIPGMCAKPIIDIAIAVNDFSVIDEVVIEELTRVGYEYVPKKDFPQRKFFRRGQWGAGTHHLHMFEKDSDEWVNMILFRNYLRTHSDVANDYLLQKKQLARKHERIAYTKHKAPFIEGIIKEARKKI
- a CDS encoding pyrimidine-nucleoside phosphorylase, yielding MRMVDIIQDKRNGKELSDEQIDFFIQGYTNGEIPDYQASALLMAIYFKGMSPKETALFTQSMVDSGEKLDLSQIKGVKIDKHSTGGVGDKISLIVTPMVSSLGVPIAKMSGRGLGHTGGTLDKLESISGFNIELSKEQFIELVNDYGLALIGQTGNLAPADKKLYALRDVTGTVNSLPLIASSIMSKKIAMGADGIVLDVKTGSGAFMKNLEDATDLAKEMVSIGNSLNKNTVAVITDMNQPLGHEVGNANEVKEVIQVLKGEKIDDLLTISLAIATQMCLANGVFTDENEAKNALIKSIEDGSALNKFKQFISNQGGDPSVVDDPNRLPQPRHRYDLKLDKKGFIHGIEAEAVGQAALYLGAGRAKKDDNIDHSAGITLHKKIGDAVREGEAVATLFSLNEITSSAIEKLTEAYTIKSSAPEKIEYVKTIIK
- a CDS encoding D-alanyl-D-alanine carboxypeptidase family protein gives rise to the protein MKRHLSILLIIMMVFSITPQAFAKEKDEKKSAELAHEAKSAVLIERDTGQVLYDKNSHEQLPPASMTKIMTMLLIMERMEQGKLKMSDKVRTSEYAASMGGSQIFLEPGEEMTVEEMLKGIAIASGNDASMAMAEHLEGSKEEFVNKMNEKAKELGLKDTVFKNPTGLPEEGHVSSAHDMALMAKELLKYEKITSFTGTYEDYLRENTDKKFWLVNTNRLIKFYPGVDGIKTGFTQEAKYCLTASAKKGNMRVIAVVFGASTPKERNGQITKMLDFAFSQYETHPLYKKNQLVEKLKINKGKEKTINLVTSEPISVLTKKGEDIKKIKAEIKLKKDVSAPVEKAQALGTLTVKNEGKLLVESPLVADSDMDKAGFWTMTKRTLSHWAKIME